One Anser cygnoides isolate HZ-2024a breed goose chromosome 6, Taihu_goose_T2T_genome, whole genome shotgun sequence genomic region harbors:
- the ZNF142 gene encoding zinc finger protein 142 isoform X3 produces the protein MSAEAAAPEAAGEEMEALCSQLLLPAPGRAAGAAGSPPAAGSSPDGAPPTAAASQELLLAEASMPGEGAHAEGGDVEIFIEAVAGNVTLSDAAGAAGVLVKVVELYFCQSCGQSFPEASLLSRHRCPLLPPPEHLQLPGAPAREGQREPPGSEPPGASTPQGSAADRLPCPVCREVFGQPGELKEHFKTHRGPRGALPCPQKGCCFATEDRKQLRGHLRRLHGASPVSCAYRACPLLFPSRPAMEQHRRSHFPFHCARCDFVTANAKLFWRHRKGHGAEVPAAGSAPLKPRCGLPAGGQEEAGNCHPGWEATAEEIRPAKPSGAEEGSLEELKASGGEEDSDSGGDESLEENGESPCEGEEKEGGKEAPEKAKVPRAQYFKGDVAEGSEYLYKTHMCPECKRCFKKRTHLVEHLHLHFPDPSLQCPNCHKFFTSKSKLKIHMMREAGEKAHRCPLCHYSSVEKNALNRHMASMHEDISNFYSDVYSCPVCEEKFRLSQALKEHLKTHKAEPKRLSCFQGGCDYSAEDRKEFVRHLKDAHGIKAVECKYHACSLLFGTAEAMEAHRKTHYAFHCQQCDFICSNKHVFRKHKKQGHPGSEQLQCSFCPYATFNPVEFHDHVGKMHANEKIHKCSECAFATAHKRVLIRHMLLHTGEKPHKCELCDFTCRDVSYLSKHMLTHSDDKNFMCTECGYITKWKHYLSVHMRKHTGDLRYQCNQCSYRCHRADQLSSHKLRHQGKSLICEVCGFACKRKYELQKHVQAKHSQNYQVPTFQCRYCAYQTKYKQALLNHENCKHTKQKEFRCALCSYCTFSNTSLFFHKRKIHGYVPGDKDWLENYASKELEISSSEALLGCELGAALRVDASSPLSGKEQWAKAKPSQLESQGEEGYQQVFVVPLLGQDTALPEDSSKVQRATGEGEQSCPVTGDALRDACLQSDAAAGSAELAAAGEEAESCTLRLETLNVSSDPILEHLTGGACAAQPESVEMLSCKEPPAAYEMLGSRDHLGLEDNDSALEDVPDYKEEEADVREDEEARLEGSVAPGASREKDSVREAVGHLEGSCSAPCTLVTGTEMRETGPAELPEAWFSVLKTSEQSHPPVPGDAAASSDDTRSGSESVLKALRKQDKEQAETLVLEGRVQMLVVQSESQVFKCEKCSYITRKEKSLSLHSKASCQSRRAPLVCCECGATFKQQRGLNTHLLKKCPVLLKKNKILKPAVQEPPGLQQPAGQLGDNGTEPAESDRGGTEESGHPDPPWEAGVLADKVQASDSPSAGERAPGCPSPEKSLLGDSREVTEELSQRGDGAEPSGAACPSQPGKPPEKYRLEGGKLHCNACSFVCSRVSTITSHVEDGCRSLEQFWCSQCPEAFRSQRALKSHRAEKHLAPPEEDGPQSTQIPGGDSASVETGQPAPKAALPKRRRLSCPTCPFTCHQERAMRTHKKRGCVALGEFRCASCPFTSKAAKALRLHRKLHRKHYSKRPQLQCRQCEFTCKQARCLRQHVRIKHEGVKPHQCRYCEFSTTRRYRLEAHQSLHTGVGRIACGSCSQTFGTNSKLRIHRLRVHEKTPTHFCPLCDYSSYLQNDITRHVNSCHRGELNFGCSRCEARFSSETALKQHVLRRHEEKVAYGCPRCGFVCHSEATLKCHVQKQHPHLECGTCKETFPSRDALEEHKRQHFGHRCELCSFAAKERQQLVRHYVESHEPAAPQDKPLRCPFCDFACRHQLVFDQHVKGHGGTRVYKCSDCEYSTKNRQKITWHIRIHTGEKPYKCHLCKYACADPSRLKYHMRIHKEERKYLCPDCGYKCKWVNQLKYHMTKHTGLKPYRCDECEYCTNRADALRVHKETRHREARSFICEQCGKAFKTRFLLKTHLKKHSEEKPYVCNACGRAFRWAAGLRHHYLTHTNEHPFFCRYCPYKAKQKFQVIKHIQRHHPERGAAEGVGKDPSTPTVHLHAVQRESPAAGRPVPELEGGCPPGKDGALP, from the exons ATGAGCGCGGAAGCGGCCGCCCCCGAGGCTGCGGGCGAGGAGATGGAGGCCCtgtgctcccagctgctcctgcccgcCCCGGGACGGGCAGCGGGGGCCGCGGGAAGCCCCCCTGCAGCCGGCAGCAGCCCGGACGGGGCTCCCCCGACGGCGGCGGcgagccaggagctgctgctggcggaGGCGTCGATGCCCGGGGAAGGGGCTCACGCCGAAGGAGGCGACGTGGAAATCTTCATCGAGGCCGTGGCTGGCAACGTGACGCTGAGCGACGCCGCCGGCGCCGCCG GGGTGCTGGTCAAAGTGGTGGAGCTGTATTTCTGCCAGAGCTGTGGCCAGAGCTTCCCGGAGGCCTCCCTGCTGTCCCGGCACCGCTGCCCGCTGCTGCCACCGCCGGAGCACCTGCAGCTCCCCGGGGCGCCCGCCCGCGAGGGCCAGCGCGAGCCGCCGGGCTCGGAGCCGCCGGGAGCGAGCACGCCGCAGGGCTCCGCTGCTGACCGCCTGCCGTGCCCCGTCTGCCGGGAGGTGTTCGGGCAGCCCGGCGAGCTGAAGGAGCACTTCAAGACCCACCGCGGCCCGCGgggagccctgccctgcccgcagAAGGGCTGCTGCTTCGCCACGGAGGACCGCAAGCAGCTGCGCGGCCACCTGCGCCGCCTGCACGGGGCTTCCCCCGTCTCCTGCGCCTACCGAGCCTGccccctgctcttccccagCCGCCCGGCCATGGAGCAGCACCGCCGCAGCCACTTCCCCTTCCACTGCGCCCGCTGCGACTTCGTCACGGCCAACGCCAAGCTCTTCTGGCGGCACAGGAAGGGGCACGGTGCGGAGGTGCCTGCGGCGGGCAGCGCCCCCCTCAAACCCCGCTGCGGGCTGCCTGCAG gagggcaggaggaagcagggaaTTGCCACCCTGGCTGGGAAGCCACGGCAGAAGAAATCAGGCCAGCAAAGCCCTCGGGTGCTGAGGAGGGCTCCCTGGAGGAGCTGAAGGCATCGGGTGGAGAAGAAGACTCGGACAGCGGTGGGGACGAGTCTCTGGAGGAGAACGGAGAGAGCCCCTGTGAAGGCGAGGAAAAAGAGGGTGGGAAAGAGGCTCCTGAGAAAGCCAAGGTGCCCCGGGCACAGTATTTCAAAG GGGACGTCGCGGAGGGCTCCGAGTACCTCTACAAAACCCACATGTGCCCCGAATGCAAGCGGTGCTTCAAGAAGCGCACGCACCTGGTGGAGCACCTCCACCTGCACTTCCCCGACCCCAGCCTGCAGTGCCCCAACTGCCACAAGTTCTTCACCAGCAAGAGCAAGCTGAAGATCCACATGATGCGCGAGGCGGGCGAGAAGGCCCACCGCTGCCCGCTCTGCCACTACAGCTCGGTGGAGAAGAACGCCCTCAACCGCCACATGGCCAGCATGCACGAGGACATCTCCAACTTCTACTCCGACGTCTACTCCTGCCCGGTCTGCGAGGAGAAGTTTCGCCTCAGCCAGGCCCTCAAGGAGCACCTGAAGACCCACAAAGCCGAGCCCAAGAGGCTGAGCTGCTTCCAGGGGGGCTGCGACTACTCCGCGGAAGACCGCAAGGAGTTTGTCCGCCACCTCAAGGACGCTCACGGCATCAAGGCGGTGGAGTGCAAGTACCACGCCTGCTCGCTGCTCTTCGGCACGGCCGAGGCCATGGAGGCTCACCGGAAAACCCACTACGCcttccactgccagcagtgcgACTTCATCTGCTCCAACAAGCACGTTTTCCGCAAGCACAAGAAGCAGGGGCACCCGGGCAGCGAGCAGCTCCAGTGCAGCTTCTGTCCCTACGCCACCTTCAACCCCGTGGAGTTCCACGACCACGTGGGCAAGATGCACGCCAACGAGAAGATCCACAAGTGCAGCGAGTGTGCCTTCGCCACCGCGCACAAGCGCGTGCTCATCCGGCACATGCTGCTGCACACGG GAGAGAAACCTCACAAGTGCGAGCTGTGCGACTTCACGTGCCGCGACGTGAGCTACCTGTCCAAGCACATGCTGACCCACTCCGACGACAAGAACTTCATGTGCACCGAGTGCGGATACATCACCAAGTGGAAGCACTACCTGAGCGTCCACATGCGCAAGCACACCGGTGATCTCCG GTACCAGTGCAACCAGTGCTCGTACCGGTGCCACCGTGCTGACCAGCTGAGCAGCCACAAGCTGCGGCACCAGGGCAAGAGCCTGATCTGCGAGGTGTGCGGCTTCGCCTGCAAGCGCAAGTACGAGCTCCAGAAGCACGTGCAGGCGAAGCACTCGCAGAACTACCAGGTGCCCACCTTCCAGTGCCGGTACTGCGCCTACCAGACCAAGTACAAGCAGGCGCTGCTGAACCACGAGAACTGCAAGCACACCAAGCAGAAGGAGTTCCGCTGCGCCCTCTGCTCTTACTGCACCTTCAGCAACACCAGCCTCTTCTTCCACAAACGCAAGATTCACGGCTACGTGCCTGGTGATAAGGACTGGCTGGAAAACTATGCCAGCAAGGAGCTGGAGATCTCCTCCTCCGAGGCGCTGCTTGGCTGTGAGCTCGGTGCGGCCCTGCGTGTGGACGCCAGCTCCCCCCTCTCTGGCAAGGAGCAGTGGGCAAAGGCAAAGCCATCCCAGCTGGAGTCCCAGGGGGAAGAGGGCTACCAGCAAGTGTTCGTGGTGCCCCTTCTTGGGCAGGACACAGCGCTGCCAGAGGACAGCAGCAAGGTGCAGAGAGCTACGGGCgagggggagcagagctgcccagTCACCGGCGACGCCCTGAGAGATGCCTGCCTGCAGAGTGATGCTGCCGCGGGCTCAGCTGagcttgctgctgcaggggaagaggcagagagCTGCACGTTGCGCTTAGAGACGCTGAACGTCTCGTCTGACCCCATCCTGGAGCACTTGACTGGAGGTGCGTGTGCGGCGCAGCCGGAGAGCGTGGAAATGCTGAGCTGCAAGGAGCCTCCTGCAGCCTACGAGATGCTGGGTTCCCGGGATCACCTCGGCTTGGAGGACAACGACAGTGCACTTGAAGACGTCCCGGACTataaggaagaggaggcagatGTCCGTGAGGATGAGGAGGCGAGGCTGGAGGGCAGCGTCGCACCAGGGGCCAGCCGGGAAAAAGACAGCGTCAGGGAGGCCGTGGGCCACCTCGAGGGGTCTTGTTCAGCCCCCTGCACGCTGGTCACAGGCACGGAGATGAGAGAGACCGGTCCAGCTGAGCTGCCAGAGGCCTGGTTCAGCGTGCTGAAGACCTCTGAGCAGAGCCACCCACCCGTCCCAGGCGATGCGGCCGCCTCCAGCGACGACACCAGGAGCGGCTCGGAGTCGGTGCTGAAGGCGCTACGGAAGCAGGACAAGGAGCAGGCGGAGACGCTGGTGCTGGAGGGCAGGGTGCAGATGCTGGTGGTGCAGTCGGAGAGCCAGGTCTTTAAGTGTGAGAAATGCTCCTACATAACCCGTAAGGAGAagtccctgtccctgcactCCAAAGCCAGCTGCCAgagccgccgggccccgctggTGTGCTGTGAGTGCGGCGCCACCTTTAAGCAGCAAAGGGGGCTCAACACCCACCTCCTCAAAAAGTGCCCGGTCCTCCTGAAGAAGAACAAGATCCTCAAGCCGGCTGTTCAGGAGCCACCTGGcttgcagcagcctgctggccaGCTAGGTGACAACGGTACAGAACCAGCAGAGAGCGACAGGGGAGGCACGGAGGAGTCAGGACATCCTGACCCTCCCTGGGAAGCTGGAGTGCTGGCTGATAAAGTGCAGGCATCAGACAGTCCCTCGGCTGGGGAACGGGCACCGGGCTGTCCTTCTCCGGAGAAGTCCCTCCTGGGTGACAGCAGGGAGGTGACAGAAGAGCTTTCGCAGCGAGGGGACGGGGCTGAGCCAAGTGGAGCCGCTTGTCCCTCCCAGCCTGGGAAGCCCCCCGAGAAATACCGGCTGGAGGGGGGGAAGCTGCACTGCAACGCCTGCTCCTTCGTGTGCTCCCGCGTCTCCACCATCACCTCCCACGTGGAGGACGGGTGCCGGAGCCTGGAGCAGTTCTGGTGCTCGCAGTGCCCCGAGGCCTTTCGCTCCCAGCGGGCCCTGAAGAGCCACCGTGCTGAGAAGCACCTCGCGCCTCCCGAGGAGGACGGACCCCAAAGCACCCAAATCCCCGGGGGAGACTCGGCCAGCGTTGAGACGGGGCAGCCCGCCCCGAAAGCCGCGCTGCCCAAGCGGAGGCGCCTCTCCTGCCCCACCTGCCCCTTCACCTGCCACCAGGAGCGGGCCATGAGGACGCACAAGAAGCGGGGCTGCGTGGCGCTGGGCGAGTTCCGCTGCGCCTCCTGCCCCTTCACCTCCAAGGCGGCCAAAGCCTTGAGGCTGCACCGCAAGCTGCACCGCAAGCACTACAGCAAGCGGCCGCAGCTGCAGTGCCGCCAGTGCGAGTTCACCTGCAAGCAGGCCCGCTGCCTGCGGCAGCACGTGCGCATCAAGCACGAGGGGGTGAAGCCCCACCAGTGCCGCTACTGCGAGTTCAGCACCACGCGGCGGTACCGCCTGGAGGCCCACCAGTCCCTGCACACCGGCGTGGGGCGCATCGCCTGCGGCAGCTGCAGCCAGACCTTCGGCACCAACTCCAAGCTGCGCATCCACCGCCTGCGGGTGCACGAGAAGACGCCCACCCACTTCTGCCCACTCTGCGACTACAGCAGCTACCTGCAGAACGACATCACCCGCCACGTCAACAGCTGCCACCGCGGCGAGCTCAACTTCGGCTGCTCCCGCTGCGAGGCCCGCTTCAGCTCCGAGACGGCCCTCAAGCAGCACGTCCTGCGGCGGCACGAGGAGAAGGTGGCCTACGGCTGCCCGCGTTGCGGCTTCGTCTGCCACAGCGAGGCCACGCTCAAGTGCCACGTGCAGAAGCAGCACCCGCACCTGGAGTGCGGCACCTGCAAGGAGACCTTCCCCAGCCGGGACGCGCTGGAGGAGCACAAGAGGCAGCACTTCGGGCACCGCTGCGAGCTGTGCAGCTTTGCCGCCAAGGAGCGGCAGCAGCTGGTGCGGCACTACGTGGAGAGCCATGAGCCCGCCGCCCCCCAGGACAAGCCCCTGCGCTGCCCCTTCTGCGACTTCGCCTGCCGCCACCAGCTCGTCTTCGACCAGCACGTGAAGGGCCACGGGGGCACCCGCGTCTACAAGTGCTCGGACTGCGAGTACAGCACCAAGAACAGGCAGAAGATCACCTGGCACATCCGCATCCACACCGGAGAAAAGCCCTACAAGTGCCACCTCTGCAAGTACGCCTGTGCCGACCCCTCGCGCCTCAAG TACCACATGCGGATCCACAAGGAGGAGCGGAAATACCTCTGCCCGGACTGCGGCTACAAGTGCAAGTGGGTGAATCAGCTCAAGTACCACATGACGAAGCACACGG GGCTGAAGCCGTACCGCTGTGACGAGTGCGAGTACTGCACCAACCGGGCGGACGCGCTGCGGGTGCACAAGGAGACGCGGCACCGCGAGGCGCGCTCCTTCATCTGCGAGCAGTGCGGCAAGGCCTTCAAGACCCGCTTCCTCCTCAAGACCCACCTGAAGAAGCACAGCGAGGAGAAGCCCTACGTCTGCAACGCCTGCGGGCGGGCCTTCCGCTGGGCGGCCGGCCTGCGCCACCACTACCTCACCCACACCAACGAGCACCCCTTCTTCTGCCGCTACTGCCCCTACAAGGCCAAGCAGAAGTTCCAGGTCATCAAACACATCCAGCGGCACCACCCCGAGCGCGGGGCCGCCGAGGGGGTGGGCAAGGACCCCAGCACGCCCACCGTCCACCTCCACGCTGTGCAGAGGGAGAgcccggccgcggggcgccCCGTGCCGGAGCTGGAAGGAGGGTGCCCCCCGGGGAAGGACGGCGCCTTGCCGTGA